In Miscanthus floridulus cultivar M001 chromosome 5, ASM1932011v1, whole genome shotgun sequence, one genomic interval encodes:
- the LOC136455454 gene encoding uncharacterized protein: MVSKKLQSPIVCLDSTLKQIEGVISYFKKYRDTGLSASIETVKSIASSLDVEPTFPTKRKGKRKKQFDEQDDETEELQRSAIDDFNDDYFLVIVDYAIVSLTSRFDQLKEFKKIFGFLFNSKNLKSLDHSDLRDRCTTFVNTFSHDNKYDIELDDLFSELKVLQVTLPDQLMSASEILHFVKVAYCYPNASIAYRILLTIPVTVASAERSFSKLKLPKNCLRSTMLQERLNGLAMCSIEKDILDTIDLESVLEDFASRNARRRFFKKH; encoded by the coding sequence ATGGTGAGCAAAAAGTTGCAGTCTCCAATTGTGTGCTTGGATAGTACTTTGAAACAGATAGAAGGGGTCATATCATATTTTAAGAAGTATAGAGACACAGGCTTAAGTGCAAGTATTGAGACTGTAAAATCCATTGCATCTAGTTTGGATGTGGAGCCAACATTTCCTACAAAACGTAAAGGTAAAAGGAAGAAGCAATTTGATGAACAAGATGATGAAACTGAAGAATTACAACGGTCAGCTATAGATGACTTCAATGATGACTACTTCCTAGTTATTGTTGATTATGCAATTGTTTCATTGACTAGTCGATTTGATCAGCTAAAGGAATTTAAGAAAATATTTGGTTTCTTATTCAATTCGAAAAATCTAAAGTCCTTGGATCATAGTGATCTACGAGACCGTTGCACAACTTTTGTGAATACTTTTTCTCATGACAACAAGTATGATATTGAGTTAGATGATTTGTTCTCTGAGTTGAAAGTGTTGCAAGTAACTTTGCCAGATCAGTTGATGTCAGCATCTGAGATTCTTCACTTTGTTAAAGTTGCATATTGCTATCCAAATGCCTCTATTGCATATCGGATTCTGTTAACTATTCCAGTGACAGTAGCATCAGCTGAAAGAAGCTTCTCCAAATTGAAGCTACCGAAAAATTGTTTGAGGTCAACTATGCTACAAGAAAGATTAAATGGCTTGGCTATGTGCAGCATTGAGAAGGATATTTTAGATACAATTGATCTTGAAAGTGTTCTTGAagattttgcatcaagaaatgccCGAAGACGCTTTTTTAAAAAGCACTGA
- the LOC136455453 gene encoding putative metallophosphoesterase At3g03305 has product MKQNKVDWVEYESTMKEIIENSKLPRRIFYDLRGNHDSFGVPASGDDYDFYNKYSINAKLRRQGRVQSITLENSGRKHLFVGFDSTMEFGLRGPINLFGHPTDKQVIELDQALSQWDTDFDKVPVTKIAFGHFPLSFSALTESGKSIKDVFLKQSLAAYLCGHLHTRFGKNLKRYYHRAVQEPSLSEHYYQLNMHQGDAIQSNKENCSEEAAHIEEFWEWEMGDWRKSRSLRVLAIDDGDVSYTDIDFRLGSKSIIILPTFPLDSRFMQRASAFRDFKCHVTGASSFDTVRALVFSKHEIVSVSVKIYDSRPGTLEVVFDSEMKRVDSNETRGNMYLIPWNWRAFEDSSPSRYWLQIEVMDITGDTSVSQLRPFSVNGLSARVNWTWKEFFVMGIQWASIYHPALCFAERL; this is encoded by the exons ATGAAACAAAACAAGGTCGACTGGGTAGAATATGAAAGTACAATGAAGGAAATCATTGAAAATAGCAAGCTTCCAAGAAGGATTTTCTATGATCTGAGAGGAAATCATGATAGCTTTGGTGTACCTGCATCTGGTGATGACTATGACTTTTATAATAAGTATAGCATCAACGCCAAGTTAAGACGGCAGGGGCGTGTCCAAAGCATTACTTTGGAG AATAGTGGTCGGAAGCATCTGTTTGTTGGCTTTGATAGTACAATGGAGTTTGGTCTTAGAGGTCCAATCAATCTATTTGGACATCCAACTGACAAGCAGGTGATTGAATTGGATCAAGCGTTATCACAGTGGGATACTGACTTTGACAAGGTTCCAGTGACAAAAATTGCATTTGGGCACTTCCCGTTGTCTTTCTCAGCATTAACAGAGTCAGGAAAAAGTATCAAGGATGTTTTTCTAAAACAATCATTGGCAGCATACTTGTGTGGGCATCTTCATACAAGGTTCGGGAAGAACTTGAAACGATACTACCATCGGGCAGTCCAGGAACCATCATTATCAGAGCATTACTACCAACTTAACATGCACCAAGGAGATGCAATCCAGAGTAATAAGGAAAACTGTTCTGAAGAAGCAGCTCATATTGAAGAGTTCTGGGAATGGGAGATGGGTGATTGGAGAAAGAGCAGAAGTTTGAGGGTACTAGCAATTGATGATGGAGATGTCTCCTATACTGATATAGATTTCAGATTAGGCTCAAAGAGCATAATCATACTACCTACCTTTCCCCTTGATTCAAGATTCATGCAGAGAGCCTCTGCTTTTCGTGATTTCAAATGTCATGTCACGGGGGCATCGTCTTTTGATACCGTGAGAGCTCTTGTTTTCTCTAAACATGAGATAGTATCTGTTTCTGTAAAAATATATGACTCAAGACCAGGAACTCTTGAAGTAGTCTTTGACTCTGAAATGAAAAGGGTGGATTCCAATGAAACTCGAGGAAATATGTATTTGATACCATGGAACTGGAGGGCATTTGAAGATTCCTCTCCCAGCCGATATTGGCTCCAAATTGAAGTGATGGATATAACAGGTGACACAAGTGTCAGTCAGTTGAGGCCATTCTCTGTTAACGGCTTGTCTGCAAGAGTGAACTGGACATGGAAAGAGTTTTTTGTGATGGGTATCCAGTGGGCTTCAATATATCATCCTGCACTCTG CTTTGCAGAGCGCTTGTGA
- the LOC136450942 gene encoding putative metallophosphoesterase At3g03305 — METRGKRLPPVLLLLIAAAAAPSAMSRDEREVVKVSGAPDGVVWVAQLSDLHFSVHHPERAYDFRRYVGPALAMVNPDLVLITGDLTGRTQCRELPLCAGSGEGY, encoded by the exons ATGGAGACGCGCGGCAAGCGGCTCCCCCCCGTTCTACTGCTTCTCATcgctgcggcggcggctccgTCCGCCATGTCCCGTGACGAGAGAGAGGTGGTGAAGGTGTCCGGTGCGCCGGACGGGGTTGTGTGGGTGGCCCAGCTCTCGGATCTCCACTTCAGCGTGCACCACCCGGAGCGCGCCTACGACTTCCGGCGGTACGTCGGCCCGGCGCTGGCCATGGTCAACCCCGACCTCGTGCTGATCACAGGAGACCTTACTG ggcgtacccagtgcagagagctcccgctctgtgcggggtctggggaagggtattag